CCGGAGGTGCTGTTTACCTGCAGTTCAACGCAGCGGCCAATCGCACTTATAGCCTCCTTTACAAATCGGCGCTCGCCGACACTCAATGGCTGAAAGCCGCGGACGTCCTCGCCCAAGCCGCGCCGCGCGTCGTTTCGATTACAAACAGCGTGCCTGCGGGTGCGCAGCGTTTTTACCGCATCGTGACACCTGCCCAGAATTGAAACCATCCGGTATCGCAACATGAATACCTCCGTTCACCGACTCACATGTTCTTTTATCATTGCCTTTGCATTTGCCCGTCTGTGCTCGGCAGCGCTGCCGGCGCCGGGGGATGTTCCTGCTCCAGAGGAACCGCTCAGCCTTTGGTATCGCGGGCCAGCGGTTAAATGGGAAGAGGCTTTGCCCGTAGGCAACGGGCGGCTCAGCGCGATGGTTTTTGGCAAACCTGACAACGAGCGGCTTCAGCTTAATGAAGGGACGCTCTGGGCAGGCGGACCGTACGACCCGGTGAATCCTGATGCGAAAGCGGCCCTGCCGACGGTGCGGCAATTGGTGAACGAAGGGAAATACCGGGATGCCGCCAAACTCGTCAGCGAAAAAGTCATGGCAAAGCCGCTCGGGCAGATGCCCTATCAGACCGTTGGCGATCTCACCCTCGCATTTCCGCACTCCTCGGATGTCGAAAATTTCCGGCGTGAGTTGAACCTCGATACCGCGACGGCGCTCGTCAGCTATTCCGTTGGGGGTGTCCGATATTCGCGCGAAATCTTTGCAAGCGCGCCCGATAACGTCATCGTCGTGCGGCTGACCGCGAATCAACCCGGCAAGATATCGTTCGTTGCCGGGATGAAAACGTCCATGGCCGCGACTATCGCCACTGAGGGAAGCGATACCATTGTAATGCGCGGGAGGGGCGGGGATGCGGCTGGGGTCAAGGGCCAGCTCAAATATGAGGCGCGGGTCCGGGTCATTGCAAACGGAGGACGAACGGCAGTCGATTCTGCGAGCGCGACGGTCAGCGACGCCAATGATGTCACCCTGCTGATCAGCGCCGCGACATCGTACAAGGAATTCGATGATGTGAGCGGTGATCCGGAACGCGTGGTGAAGAAGCATCTGGCAGCCGCTTCGAAAAAGTCCTTCGCCGTGTTGCGTGCGCGTCATTGCAAAGATCACCAGGCGTTGTTTCGCCGCGTGACGATTGATCTGGGGCGAACCGAGGCGATGAACCAGCCGACCGACGTTCGCATTCGCCGATTTGCTGATGGGCACGATCCACAATTGGCGGCGCTTTACTATCAATTTGCCCGCTACCTTCTGATCAGTTGTTCACGCCCCGGAGGCGAGCCGGCCCCACTGCAAGGGTTGTGGAACGAGAGCAAGAATCCGCCCTGGGGAGGCAAATACACGATCAACATCAACACGGAGATGAATTATTGGCCCGCCGAGTC
This window of the Verrucomicrobiia bacterium genome carries:
- a CDS encoding glycoside hydrolase family 95 protein, whose amino-acid sequence is MNTSVHRLTCSFIIAFAFARLCSAALPAPGDVPAPEEPLSLWYRGPAVKWEEALPVGNGRLSAMVFGKPDNERLQLNEGTLWAGGPYDPVNPDAKAALPTVRQLVNEGKYRDAAKLVSEKVMAKPLGQMPYQTVGDLTLAFPHSSDVENFRRELNLDTATALVSYSVGGVRYSREIFASAPDNVIVVRLTANQPGKISFVAGMKTSMAATIATEGSDTIVMRGRGGDAAGVKGQLKYEARVRVIANGGRTAVDSASATVSDANDVTLLISAATSYKEFDDVSGDPERVVKKHLAAASKKSFAVLRARHCKDHQALFRRVTIDLGRTEAMNQPTDVRIRRFADGHDPQLAALYYQFARYLLISCSRPGGEPAPLQGLWNESKNPPWGGKYTININTEMNYWPAESGNLAECVEPLIDMVKDLTVTGARTAEAMYGARGWVVHHNTDVWRASAPIDGPNWGMWPCGGAWLCLHLWDRYEYSGDKADLKRIYPALKGSAQFFLDTLQEDPAGKWLVTNPSISPENHHPHGSALCAGPTMDMQVLRDLFAHTIEAAETLGVDAELRKQLYAARQRLAPNQIGSAGQLQEWLEDWDMKAPDPRHRHVSHLYGLYPGRDITLRGTPALAAAVKKSLEIRGDKATGWATAWRICLWAHLGDGDHAFDILKFLISPERTYPNMFDAHPPFQIDGNFGGAAGIAEMLMQSRRVESASNNSGAQFEIELLPALPHAWPSGSMKGLRARGGFEVDLTWKDGKLVEASVLSRKGAAVQLRHGSVTREVKLSGGRAVRWNGR